GATGCGGTCGAGGCGCTGATCGGCGCGACCTTCCTCGACGGCGGTTTCGCGCCGGCGCAGGCGCTGGTCAAGCGGCTGTTCGGCGAGCTGATCGACACCACCGACATCGACCGCTGGGCCAAGGACGCCAAGACCGAGTTGCAGGAATGGCTGCAGGCGCGCAAGCTGCAGGTGCCGGCCTACCGCATCGTGGCGACGCACGGCCAGGCCCATGCGCAGACCTTCGAGGTGGAATGTGCCGTCCCGGCGCTCGGCCTGGTCGAGCGCGGTCAGGGCAAGTCGCGTCGCTCGGCCGAGCAGGAAGCGGCCGGGTTGATGCTCGACGCCCTGCGCGCCAGCGACCGGCCCGGCGGCCCCCTGCGCTCCTGACGCCCCCACCCATGACCCTGCCCGACATCCCGGCCCCGGCCGATTCCGCGGCCACGGCGGCCGTTCCCGCCGCGGGCGAGGACCGCCGCTGCGGCCTCGTCGCCATCGTCGGCCGGCCGAACGTCGGCAAGTCGACGCTGCTCAACGCGCTGGTGGGGCAGAAGGTCAGCATCACCTCGAACAAGGCGCAGACCACGCGGCACCGCATCACCGGCGTGCGCACGCTGGACGGGGCGCAGTTCGTCTTCGTCGACACCCCCGGCTTCCAGACCCGCCACGGCGCGGCGCTCAACCGCACGCTCAACCGCACCGTGCTCGGCTCGCTGGCCGACGTCGACGCGGTGCTGTTCGTCGTCGAGGCCGGCCGCTTCGGGCTCGACGACGCCAAGGTGCTGGCCCTCCTGCCCTCCGACAAACCGGTGGTGCTGGTGGCCAACAAGCTCGATGCGGTGCAGCGCCGCACCGACCTGCTGCCCTGGCTGAAGGGCATGCAGGACCGCCATCCCTTCGCCGAGTTCGTGCCCCTGTCGGCGCACAAGCCCGCCGACGTCGAGCGGCTGCTCGGCATCCTCAAGCCCTACCTGCCCGAGCAGGACTGGCTGTACGAGGAAGACGCGCTCACCGACCGCAGCGAGCGCTTCCTCGCCAGCGAGCTGATCCGCGAGAAGCTGTTCCGGCTCACCGGCGACGAGCTGCCCTACACCTCCACCGTCGTCATCGACAAGTGGGAAGAGGAGGGCCACCTCCGGCGCATCGCGGCCAGCATCATCGTGGAGCGCGACGCCCACAAGGGCATGGTCATCGGCGCCGGCGGCGAACGGCTCAAGCGCATCGGCTCCGAGGCCCGGCAGGACCTGGAGCCGCTGCTCGACGCCAAGGTCTTCCTCGAGCTCTTCGTCAAGGTGCGCTCCGGCTGGGCGGCCGACGAGGACCACCTGCGCTCCTACGGCTACGAGTGAAAGCCAAGGGCGCCGGCGGGCAGCCGGCCTACCTGCTGCACCGCCACGACTGGAGCGAGACCAGCCTGGTCGTGCAGCTCTTCACCCGCGAGCAGGGTCGCGTGGTGGCGGTGGCCAAGGGCGCCAAGCGGCCCTATTCGCAACTGCGGCCGGTGCTGCTGCCCTTCCAGCGGCTGCAGGTGGCCTTCACCCGGGTCGCGGCCGACAGCACCGCCGAGGTGCTGACGCTCAAGACCGCCGACTGGGGCGGCACCGCACCGCTGCCGCCGGGCGCGGTGCTGTTCTCCGGCTTCTACCTGAACGAGCTGCTGCTCAGGCTGCTGGCGCGTCAGGACGCCCACCCGCGGCTGTTCGATGCCTACGACCAGACCCTGGCCGCGCTGCCCGTCGGGGGTGACGCGGCCGAGGCCGCGCTGCGCGCCTTCGAGCTGACCCTGCTGCGCGAGACCGGCCTGCTGCCCGACCTGGCCGGCGACACCGCCACCCAGCAGCCGCTGCGGCCGCAGGCCGGCTACCGGCTTCGACCGGAGCTCGGCGTGGTCGAGTCCCATGACGACACCGAGCCGGCGCTGCCCGGCCAGGCGCTGGTCGGCCTGGAAGCGGCGCTGCAGCACGGCAGCGTGGCCGCGCTGCAGGCCGCCTGCCGGCCGGTGCTGACGGCGCTGCGCAGCCAGCTGCGCGGCCTCGTTCACTATCATGTCGGCCCCGGTCCGCTCAAGAGCCGGCAGGTGCTGCTCGATGCGCAGCGGCTGCTCGACCGTCCCGCCACCGCCCGCGCATGAACCCCCTGGTCGCCCCCGAAGCCTTCGCACGCGGCGGCCGCACCGCGCTGTCGGTCAACCTGAACCGCGTCGCCTTGCTGCGCAACAGCCGGCCGCTGGACCTGCCGCGCATCACCGACGCGGTGGACTGGGTGATGACCGCCGGCGCCGACGGCATCACCGTGCATCCGCGGCCCGACGAGCGCCACATCCGCGCCGGCGACGTGCAGGCCATCGCCGGCCACCTGCGCACGCACTGGCCGCGGGCCGAGTTCAACGTCGAGGGCAACCCGCACCACAACCTGATGCCCTTCGTGCGCGCGCTGCGGCCGGCCCAGTGCACCTTCGTGCCCGACGCGGTCGAGCAGGCCACCTCCGACCACGGCTGGGCGCTGCCGCAGGCGTCTGCGGCGCTGGCGCCGCTGGTGGCCGAGGCCCGTTCGCTCGGCGTGCGCGTGAGCCTCTTCATGGACCCCGAGCCGGCGGCCATGCGGCTGGCCCGCGAGCTGGGCGCCGACCGCATCGAGCTGTACACCGAGGCCTATGCGCGGGCCCACGGCACGCCGCGGCAGGCCGAGGTGCTGGCGCGTTATGCCGAGGCCGCGCAGGCCGCCATCGCCGCGGGCTTGGGCGTCAACGCCGGCCACGACCTGAACCTCGACAACCTGGGCGACTTCCTGCGCGCCGTGCCGGGCGTGGAGGAGGTGTCGATCGGCCATGCGCTGGCCGTCGACGCGCTGCAGCTCGGTTATGCCGAGGCGGTGCGCCGCTACCAGCGCGCCATCCAGACGGCCTTCGCGCCGCGGGACACGGCCACGCCGTGATCGTCGGCATCGGCACCGACCTGTGCGACGTGCGCCGCATCGCGGCCACGCTGGAACGCCGCGGCGAGCGCTTCGCCGAGAAGGTGCTGGGCCCGAACGAAATCGAGGTCTGGCGCCGCCGCACGCGCCTGAACGCCACCCGTGGCCTGCGCTACCTGGCCACCCGCTTCGCCGCCAAGGAGGCCTTCTCCAAGGCCATCGGCCTGGGCATGCGCCTGCCGATGTGGTGGAACCGCTGCGAGGTGGTCAACGCCCCCGGCGGCCGGCCGCAGATCCGCCTGCACGGCGAGCTGGCCGACTGGTTCGACCAGCGTCGCCTGCAGGCCCACGTCACCCTCACCGACGAAGGCGACATGGCCGCGGCCTTCGTCATCGTCGAACAGACCAGCCCCCCATGAACCGAGACGACCTGCCCGAACCCGACTTCCCGGCGGCCCTGGTGCTCGACATCGCCGGCACCGCGCTGGATGACAACGACCGCCGGCGCCTGTCGCACCCGCTGGTCGGCGGCCTCATCCTCTTCGCCCGCAACTGGCGCGACCGGCGCCAGCTCACCGAACTCACGGCCGAGATCAAGGCGCTGCGGCCCGACGTGCTCGTCTGCGTCGACCACGAGGGCGGACGGGTGCAGCGCTTCCGCACCGATGGGTTCACCCACCTGCCGCCGATGGCCGCCTTCGGCGAGCTGTGGATGCAAGACGCCATGGCCGCCACCGACGCGGCCACCGCGGCCGGCTACATCCTGGCGGCGGAGCTGCGGGCCTGCGGCGTCGACTTCAGCTTCACCCCGGTGCTGGACCTGGACCATGGCGCCAGCGGCGTCATCGGCGACCGCGCCTTCCACCGCGACGCGCGGGTGGCCTCGCTGCTGGCCAAGAGCCTGGTGCACGGCCTGCTGCGCGCCGGCATGGCGAGCTGCGGCAAGCACTTCCCCGGCCACGGCTTTGTCACCGCCGACTCGCACGTCGACGTGCCGGTGGACAAGCGCTCGCTCAAGGCCATCCTGGCCGACGACGCGCGGCCCTACGGCTGGCTGGCGACCAGCCTCGACAGCGTGATGCCGGCGCACGTCATCTACCCCAAGGTCGATGCGCAGCCGGCCGGCTTCTCACGGCGCTGGCTGCAGGACATCCTGCGCGGCCGGCTCGGCTTCACCGGCGCCATCTTCAGCGACGACCTCAGCATGGAAGGCGCCAAGGTCGCCGGCAGCACGCTGGACGGTGCGCTGGCGGCGCTGGACGCCGGCTGCGACCTCGTGCTCCTGTGCAACCAGTCCCCGGTGGATGGAGGCCAGGCCATCGACGAACTGATCGACGGCCTGATGCAGGCGCGGGACGACGGTCGCTGGCAGCCCGAGCCGATGAGCGAGCCGCGCCGGCTGGCCCTGCTGCCGCAGACCGAGCCGCTGCCCTGGGACGAGCTGATGCACCAGCCGGCGTACCTGCAGGCGGTGGCTCGGCTGCCCTGAGGCCGCGCCGGCGCCCATGAAAAAGGCCGCCCCGAGGGGCGGCCTTTTCACACCGGCGGAGCGGGTCAGCCCTGCGGCGTGTCGAACGGCATGCGGACCTGCGCCAGGTCCTTGCGCGTCTCCACCAGCACCAGCGGGCCTTCGTCGGGCACGACCACGGGCGGGCGCTCGCGCGGCACGTGCGCCGGCTTCGGCTCGGCGGCCATCGCCGCCTGGACCGCCGACACCTTGGCGGCGTCCGAGGCCACCCACTGCAGCCCCGCCGCTTCGGCCACCGAGCGCAGGTCGCTCTCCGGCAGCACGAAGGGCTGCGCCGGCGCGGCCGCTGCGGGTGCCGGCGCGGCCGCTGCGGGTGCCGGCGCGGCCGCTGCGGGTGCCGGCGCGGCCGCGGGCGGAGGCTCGGCCACGGCGGTCGGGGCGGCCGGCGCCGCGGGGGCGCCTGCGGCACCACGGCGGCCACCGGCTCGGCCGCCGCCGTCACCGCGTCCTGCAGCGGGTCGCCGTGCACCGGCATGTCGGGTGACGGCCGGACGCCGGCCAGCTCGGCGCTGGTGGCCGCGTCGACGGTGGCGCCGGCGTCCTCGCCACGGGGGCGGTCGCGGTCGCGTCCACCACGCCGTCGGCGGGACGGCGCTCCGCCGTCCTCCGACGCTGCCTCGTTCCGCTCGCCGGCCGGGGCGCGCTCGGCGACCAGGTCACCGGCCTGCGCCGCGATCAGGTCGGCCTGTGCCTCGGTTCCGGCGGGGCGGGGGGCTCGCCGTCCGGCTCGGTGCCCGACGTGGGACGCGAGGCCGCGGTGAAGGGCGCGTCCTGCGTCTCCCACCAGGCGCGGCTGCCGCCACCGGCCGCGGCGGCGGCCGGCGGCTCGGCCGTTTCGCGGGCCTCGGCCGCCGGCGTCGCCGGCCGGTCGCCGGTCGGGTCCAGGCCTTCGGCGACCGCGCCGTCCTGGCCGGCCTCGTCGCGGTCGCGGCCACCACGGCGGCGACGGCGGCGTCCACCGCGCTCCGCGTTGTCGCCGCTCAGGCCCTCGCCCTCGACCACGGCCCCTTCGGTGAGGGTGGTGGGCAGGGCCTCGGCGGCGGCGCCCTCCTGCGCGGCCAGCGTGTCGACCTCGGTGGGTCGGCGGTCGCGACGGTCGCGCCGTCCCCCTTCGGGGCGGCGCTCCTCGGCGGGCCGGGTCTCGGTCGTCGCCCCGTCGGTCGGGGCCAGCGTGGCGCTGCCCTCGGCCAGCTTGGCCTCGGCCGGGCGGCGCTCGCCGCGGCGGCCGCCGCGCTCGCCACGTTCACCGCGCTCGCCACGTTCACCGCGCTCACCCCGTTCGCGCCGCGCTTCCTCCGGACGGGCTTCGCCGCCCTGGCGGCTGGCCTCGCGGCCTTCGCGCGGCTCGCGGCCTTCACGGCCGCTGTCGCCACGGCCGTCGCGCCGGCGGCCGCCGTCGCCACCGCCATTGCGCCCACCGCGTCGGCCACCGTCGCGTTCACCGCGGCCGTCACGGCGCGCCCCTTCGGCCGGGGTCGGCGTGGCCGGGGTGGCCGCCGTGGCGGCCATCGGCGCCGGCGCGGGCTCGGGCGCGGCGAACAGGCGCTTGACCCAGCCGAAGAAGCCGGCGCCGGCGGCGGGCGCCAGCGACACCGGCGCGCCGCCAGGCAGGCGGGCGTGCGCCACCGGAGGCGGCGGTGCCGGCACCGGGGCGGGTGCGGGCGCAGGGACCGGCGCCGGTTTCGGCGCCGCGATGGGCGCCGGCTGCTCGGGCAGGATGCCCTTGATCACCGGCTCCTGCTTGGGCTTGGCCTTCTCGCGGCGGGTGATGCCGACCTCGTCGTCCGGCTCCTCGATCATGGTGTAGCTGGCCTGCAGGTTCTCCAGCCGAGGGTCGTCGTGGCGCAGGCGCTCCAGCTTGTAGTTCGGCGTCTCCAGGTGCTTGTTGGGCACCAGGATGACCGTCGTGCGCTGCTTCAGCTCGATCTTGGTGATCTCGGTGCGCTTCTCGTTGAGCAGGAAGCTGGTCACCTCCACCGGCACCTGCACGTGCACGGCGGCGGTGTTCTCCTTCATCGACTCCTCCTGCACCATGCGCAGGATCTGCAGCGCCGAGCTCTCGGTGTCGCGGATGTGGCCGGTGCCGTTGCAGCGCGGGCAGGTGATGTGGCTGCCCTCGCTGAGCGCCGGGCGCAGCCGCTGGCGCGACAGCTCCAGCAGGCCGAACTTGCTGATCGAGCTGAACTGCACCCGGGCGCGGTCCTGGCGCAGCGCGTCGCGCAGCCGCTGCTCCACCTCGCGGCGGTTCTTCGACTCCTCCATGTCGATGAAGTCGACGACGATCAGGCCGCCCAGGTCGCGCAGCCGCATCTGGCGCGCGATCTCGTCGGCCGCCTCCAGGTTGGTGCGGAAGGCGGTCTCCTCGATGTCGCCGCCGCGGGTGGCGCGCGCCGAGTTCACGTCCACCGACACCAGCGCCTCGGTGTGGTCGATGACGATGGCGCCGCCCGCCGGCAGGTTCACCGTGCGGCTGAACGCCGTCTCGATCTGGTGCTCGATCTGGAAGCGGCTGAACAGCGGCGCGTCGTCGCGGTAGCGCTTGACCCGTGGTGCCAGCTCCGGCATCACGTGGTTCATGAACTGCATCGCCTGATCGTAGATGTCGTCGGTGTCGATCAGGATCTCGCCGATGTCGGCGGTGAAGTAGTCGCGGATGGCGCGGATGACCAGCGACGACTCCTGGTAGATCAGGAAGGCGCCCTTGCCCGCCCTGGACGCCTCGTCGATGGCCGTCCACAGCTTGAGCATGTAGTTGAGGTCCCACTGCAGCTCGGCCACCGAACGGCCGATGCCGGCGGTGCGCGCGATGAGGCTCATGCCCTTCGGGTACTCCAGCGCCTCGAGGTTCTCCTTCAGCTCCTCGCGGTCCTCGCCCTCGATGCGCCGGCTCACGCCGCCGCCGCGCGGGTTGTTCGGCATCAGCACGAGGTAGCGCCCGGCCAGGCTGACGAAGGTGGTCAGCGCCGCGCCCTTGTTGCCGCGCTCCTCCTTCTCCACCTGCACCAGCAGTTCCTGGCCTTCGCGGATGACGTCGCCGATGCGCGCGCTGCGGGCGTCGGCGCCTTCCTTGAAGTAGGTCTTGGAGATTTCCTTGAAGGGCAGGAAGCCGTGGCGGTCCTCGCCGTAGTCGACGAAGCAGGCTTCGAGCGAGGGCTCGACCCGCGTCACCACCGCCTTGTAGATGTTGCCCTTGCGCTGTTCGCGCCCCTCGATCTCGGTCTCGAAGTCCAGCAGTTTCTGGCCATCGACGATGGCCAGGCGACGCTCTTCCTGCTGCGTCGCGTTGATCAGCATGCGTTTCATCCGCACTCCTCGTGCGGCCTGCGGTGCGGCTTTGGGCCGCGGCCGCCAGGCCGCTGACATCACACCGCCGTCCGGCCCCGGTTTTTCAACAGCGAGGCTGCGGGCGACCCAATCGATGCACGAGATGCACGCGGAAGAAACCGAGGGTGGAATCGCCCTGGACTGCGGTGGCCGGCAGCGCCGGTCACTCAGAGCAGCGTTGGCGCCGGGCGTGTCGCCGTTCGCCGGGCTGCGGTCCCGCCCCGGCCGGACGCGAACGGGGCCGCGGCCGGCACGGCGACAAGCCGCACCCGCCGGCGATGCCGGTCGGTCAGGTGGAGGAGGGGGAAGCCCATGCGGACGAGGAGCACGTTTGGAGGCCACAGGCCGGACACGCGGTCCGACCTGCAAGCCCGTCAACCTTGGGGTTCGGCACTTCGCGCCGACTACAGGCGGCAAAGGGGCCGTGGTTCTTCAGGGGCGGGGATCTCTTCCGCCGGCCCCATGGGCCGCCGCGCGCCGCTGTGGCAGGTCGCGCTTGCGGCCGTTACGGACCGGCGTTGCATCACCTTTTGGCGCTGATGCGCCAACCTCGTGGCGCCGGGTGGGCCGAGTAAACTTCGGCAAATCAACCACTTACGGCAGTCACTTGGTCCGCGCGATTATAGGGGGCAATGCCGCATCCCCGGCCGCCTCCCCGGGTGGGCCTCCGGCGACCCCGCCGCCGGCCGTGCGCCGCATCACGGTGGACGACGCGTCCGACGGCCAGCGCCTGGACAACTTCCTGCTGCGCCAGCTCAAGGGCGTGCCGAAGACCCATGTCTACCGGCTCATCCGCAGCGGGGAGGTGCGTGTCAACAAGGGCCGCGCGGCGGCCGACACCCGGCTGGCGCTGGGCGACGAGGTGCGCATCCCGCCGGTGCGGGTGGCCGCACCCGCCGCATCGGCCGAAGACGCCCCGCCGGCCCCGCCCCGGGCGTTCCCGGTGCTGTTCGAGGACGAGCACCTGCTGGCGCTGGACAAGCCGTCGGGCGTGGCGGTGCACGGCGGCTCCGGCGTCGCCTTCGGCGTCATCGAGCAGCTGCGGCGGGCGCGGCCCGAGGCACGTTTCCTGGAACTGGTGCACCGGCTCGACCGCGAGACCTCCGGCGTGCTGCTGGTGGCCAAGCGGCGGCCGGCGCTGGTCGCCCTGCAGGACCAGTGGCGCGCCCGTGGCCCGGCCAAGACCTATGCCGCCCTGGTGCCCGGCGCCTGGCCCGCGTCGCGCAAGGTGATCGACGTGCCGCTGCACAAGTACCTCGACGGCCAGGGCGAGCGGCGGGTGAGGGCGGTGACCGCCGACGGCGACCCGCAGGCCGAGGACGCCCGGCGTTCGATCAGCCTGGTCCGCATCGTGCAGCGCTTCGCGCACTTCACCCTGCTGGACGTCACCATCAAGACCGGCCGCACGCACCAGATCCGCGTGCACCTGGCGCACGAGGGGCACGCCATCGTCGGCGACGACAAGTACGGCGACTTCGCGCTCAACCGGGCGCTGGCGCGGGGGTTGCCCTGGCCGGCGGTGACGGACGGCCCGGCGCCCCCGCGTTTCGACCGCATGTTCCTGCACGCCAGGCACCTCGGCTTCGACCACCCGGTCAGCGGCGAGCGGCTGACGCTCGAATCCCCGCTGCCGGCCGACTGCCAGCGGCTGCTGGAGGCCCTGCCGTGACGCACCCGCGGCCCGACATGAACTTCGAGTTGATCGTCTTCGACTGGGACGGCACGCTGTTCGATTCCACCGCGCTGATTGCACGCTGCATCCAGGCGGCCTGCCGCGACCTCGGCGTGGCCGTGCCCAGCGACGCGCAGGCGGCGTTCGTCATCGGCCTGGGCCTGCAGGACGCGCTGCAGACGGCCGTGCCCGACCTCCCGGTGGCGCGTTACGGCGAGCTGGGCCGGCGCTACCGCGAGCACTACTTCGCGGAGCAGCACGCCATCGGCCTCTTCGATGGCGCCCTCGACCTGTTGCAGGCGCTCAAGGCACGCGGCCACCGGGTGGCGGTGGCCACCGGCAAGAGCCGGCGCGGGCTGGACGAGGCGCTGCGGAACACCCGGCTGCACGGCCTCTTCGACGGCACCCGCACCGCCGACGAGACCGCCTCCAAGCCGCACCCGCAGATGCTGCTGGAGCTGATGGCCGCGCACGGGACCGAGCCCGAGCGCACGCTGATGATCGGCGACACCACGCACGACCTGCAGATGGCGGCCAATGCCGGCACGCCGGCGGTGGCGGTGGCCTACGGCGCCCACGAGCCGGCGCGGTTCGCCGAGCTCAGGCCCCTGCACGTGGCCCATTCGCTGGCCGACCTGCACCGCTGGCTCGACGACCATGCCTGAGACACGGCCCGAGGCCGACGGCCTGCGGCTGTGCGAGTCCGCGGCGCTGACCGAGGACGGTCCGGCGCTGCTCTTCGACGTGCGGCAGTACGGCCGGCCGCTGCGCGCCTTCGCGCTGCGCCACCGCGGCCGGGTGGTGGCCTACCTCAACCGCTGCCTGCACGTGCCGGTGGAACTGGACTGGCAGCCGGGCCAGTTCCTCGACGCCGAGCGCCAACACATCGTCTGCGCGGTGCACGGTGCCACCTACGACCCGCAGGACGGCCGCTGCGTGGCCGGGCCGGGTGGCCGCGGCCGCCTGACGGCCGTCGAGGTGCGCGAGGTCGACGGCCGGGTGTATTGGTATCCTTCCCGCGACATCCGGCCGGCCACCGACACGGTGCCCGACGCGCCT
The sequence above is a segment of the Aquabacterium sp. J223 genome. Coding sequences within it:
- the rnc gene encoding ribonuclease III, which gives rise to MDSRLDALQHRLGHRFAQPRLLVRAVTHRSHGADHNERLEFLGDAVLSLAVSSLLYERFAGSDEGDLTRVRAHLVREDSLHRVALALGLPEVLLLSEGEARGGGAQRPSILADAVEALIGATFLDGGFAPAQALVKRLFGELIDTTDIDRWAKDAKTELQEWLQARKLQVPAYRIVATHGQAHAQTFEVECAVPALGLVERGQGKSRRSAEQEAAGLMLDALRASDRPGGPLRS
- the era gene encoding GTPase Era, coding for MTLPDIPAPADSAATAAVPAAGEDRRCGLVAIVGRPNVGKSTLLNALVGQKVSITSNKAQTTRHRITGVRTLDGAQFVFVDTPGFQTRHGAALNRTLNRTVLGSLADVDAVLFVVEAGRFGLDDAKVLALLPSDKPVVLVANKLDAVQRRTDLLPWLKGMQDRHPFAEFVPLSAHKPADVERLLGILKPYLPEQDWLYEEDALTDRSERFLASELIREKLFRLTGDELPYTSTVVIDKWEEEGHLRRIAASIIVERDAHKGMVIGAGGERLKRIGSEARQDLEPLLDAKVFLELFVKVRSGWAADEDHLRSYGYE
- the recO gene encoding DNA repair protein RecO, whose product is MKAKGAGGQPAYLLHRHDWSETSLVVQLFTREQGRVVAVAKGAKRPYSQLRPVLLPFQRLQVAFTRVAADSTAEVLTLKTADWGGTAPLPPGAVLFSGFYLNELLLRLLARQDAHPRLFDAYDQTLAALPVGGDAAEAALRAFELTLLRETGLLPDLAGDTATQQPLRPQAGYRLRPELGVVESHDDTEPALPGQALVGLEAALQHGSVAALQAACRPVLTALRSQLRGLVHYHVGPGPLKSRQVLLDAQRLLDRPATARA
- a CDS encoding pyridoxine 5'-phosphate synthase, which gives rise to MNPLVAPEAFARGGRTALSVNLNRVALLRNSRPLDLPRITDAVDWVMTAGADGITVHPRPDERHIRAGDVQAIAGHLRTHWPRAEFNVEGNPHHNLMPFVRALRPAQCTFVPDAVEQATSDHGWALPQASAALAPLVAEARSLGVRVSLFMDPEPAAMRLARELGADRIELYTEAYARAHGTPRQAEVLARYAEAAQAAIAAGLGVNAGHDLNLDNLGDFLRAVPGVEEVSIGHALAVDALQLGYAEAVRRYQRAIQTAFAPRDTATP
- the acpS gene encoding holo-ACP synthase, whose protein sequence is MIVGIGTDLCDVRRIAATLERRGERFAEKVLGPNEIEVWRRRTRLNATRGLRYLATRFAAKEAFSKAIGLGMRLPMWWNRCEVVNAPGGRPQIRLHGELADWFDQRRLQAHVTLTDEGDMAAAFVIVEQTSPP
- the nagZ gene encoding beta-N-acetylhexosaminidase, whose translation is MNRDDLPEPDFPAALVLDIAGTALDDNDRRRLSHPLVGGLILFARNWRDRRQLTELTAEIKALRPDVLVCVDHEGGRVQRFRTDGFTHLPPMAAFGELWMQDAMAATDAATAAGYILAAELRACGVDFSFTPVLDLDHGASGVIGDRAFHRDARVASLLAKSLVHGLLRAGMASCGKHFPGHGFVTADSHVDVPVDKRSLKAILADDARPYGWLATSLDSVMPAHVIYPKVDAQPAGFSRRWLQDILRGRLGFTGAIFSDDLSMEGAKVAGSTLDGALAALDAGCDLVLLCNQSPVDGGQAIDELIDGLMQARDDGRWQPEPMSEPRRLALLPQTEPLPWDELMHQPAYLQAVARLP
- a CDS encoding Rne/Rng family ribonuclease → MKRMLINATQQEERRLAIVDGQKLLDFETEIEGREQRKGNIYKAVVTRVEPSLEACFVDYGEDRHGFLPFKEISKTYFKEGADARSARIGDVIREGQELLVQVEKEERGNKGAALTTFVSLAGRYLVLMPNNPRGGGVSRRIEGEDREELKENLEALEYPKGMSLIARTAGIGRSVAELQWDLNYMLKLWTAIDEASRAGKGAFLIYQESSLVIRAIRDYFTADIGEILIDTDDIYDQAMQFMNHVMPELAPRVKRYRDDAPLFSRFQIEHQIETAFSRTVNLPAGGAIVIDHTEALVSVDVNSARATRGGDIEETAFRTNLEAADEIARQMRLRDLGGLIVVDFIDMEESKNRREVEQRLRDALRQDRARVQFSSISKFGLLELSRQRLRPALSEGSHITCPRCNGTGHIRDTESSALQILRMVQEESMKENTAAVHVQVPVEVTSFLLNEKRTEITKIELKQRTTVILVPNKHLETPNYKLERLRHDDPRLENLQASYTMIEEPDDEVGITRREKAKPKQEPVIKGILPEQPAPIAAPKPAPVPAPAPAPVPAPPPPVAHARLPGGAPVSLAPAAGAGFFGWVKRLFAAPEPAPAPMAATAATPATPTPAEGARRDGRGERDGGRRGGRNGGGDGGRRRDGRGDSGREGREPREGREASRQGGEARPEEARRERGERGERGERGERGERGGRRGERRPAEAKLAEGSATLAPTDGATTETRPAEERRPEGGRRDRRDRRPTEVDTLAAQEGAAAEALPTTLTEGAVVEGEGLSGDNAERGGRRRRRRGGRDRDEAGQDGAVAEGLDPTGDRPATPAAEARETAEPPAAAAAGGGSRAWWETQDAPFTAASRPTSGTEPDGEPPAPPEPRHRPT
- a CDS encoding RluA family pseudouridine synthase, giving the protein MRRITVDDASDGQRLDNFLLRQLKGVPKTHVYRLIRSGEVRVNKGRAAADTRLALGDEVRIPPVRVAAPAASAEDAPPAPPRAFPVLFEDEHLLALDKPSGVAVHGGSGVAFGVIEQLRRARPEARFLELVHRLDRETSGVLLVAKRRPALVALQDQWRARGPAKTYAALVPGAWPASRKVIDVPLHKYLDGQGERRVRAVTADGDPQAEDARRSISLVRIVQRFAHFTLLDVTIKTGRTHQIRVHLAHEGHAIVGDDKYGDFALNRALARGLPWPAVTDGPAPPRFDRMFLHARHLGFDHPVSGERLTLESPLPADCQRLLEALP
- a CDS encoding HAD family hydrolase; this translates as MNFELIVFDWDGTLFDSTALIARCIQAACRDLGVAVPSDAQAAFVIGLGLQDALQTAVPDLPVARYGELGRRYREHYFAEQHAIGLFDGALDLLQALKARGHRVAVATGKSRRGLDEALRNTRLHGLFDGTRTADETASKPHPQMLLELMAAHGTEPERTLMIGDTTHDLQMAANAGTPAVAVAYGAHEPARFAELRPLHVAHSLADLHRWLDDHA
- a CDS encoding Rieske (2Fe-2S) protein; protein product: MPETRPEADGLRLCESAALTEDGPALLFDVRQYGRPLRAFALRHRGRVVAYLNRCLHVPVELDWQPGQFLDAERQHIVCAVHGATYDPQDGRCVAGPGGRGRLTAVEVREVDGRVYWYPSRDIRPATDTVPDAPPPRDSHDPR